GTGGATGCCAACCGGGCTCAGTTGATTCTGGGGTATACCCGGGGTACCGTGCAGAAATGGTATCAGCTCCGCCAGGCCCATGGTGAACAGCTCCAGCTCGGCGGGGTAAACGTTCAGTCCCAGGTTCGTTTCAACAGAGCCCACGAAAGCCGAAATTTCCTGGTGCCCGGCCTGATCGCCCTGATTATGACCCTGATCGGCACCCTGCTGACCGCGCTGGTCATTGCCCGCGAATGGGAGCGCGGCACCATGGAGGCGATTTTAGTGACGCCGCTGCGACTCTCCGAACTGCTGTTGGGAAAACTGATCCCCTACTACATCCTGGGCATTCTCGGTTTATTGATCTCCGTCGCCGGTGGCCTGTGGATTTTTGAGGTGCCCTTTCGCGGGTCGTTCCTCCTGCTGTTCTTTTTGAGCTCGTTATTTCTGATCGCCTCCCTCGGCTTCGGATTAGCCATTTCCGCCACGGTGCGGGTACAATTCGTGGCCGCCCAGATTTCCATTCTGGCAGGTTTTCTGCCCGCGTTTTTCCTGTCCGGCATGCTCTTCGATCTGGACAGCACACCGCTGGTTATTCAATGGGTCAGCCATATCATCCCGGCCCGCTATTTTGTGGAAATCAGCCATACCCTGTTTCTGGCCGGTAATATCGGCGCGGTCCTCTGGCCGGCCGGCACGGCCCTGGGGATCATGGCAACGGTTCTGCTGTTGTTGGCGCGGCGTAAACTCAGTAAACGCCTGGAGTAATAATCATGACCGTTCTCCGTCGCATCGCCGCTTTGATCGGCAAAGAATTCATGGTGATTCTGCGTGACCCCAAGAGCCGCTTTGTGGTAATCGGCCCGCCGATCATCCAGTTTTTCCTGTTCGGTTATGCCGCCACTTTCGATGTCACACAGGTCCGTTATGCGGTGCTGGATCAGGACCGCACTTCCCTGTCGCGGGAACTGATCGCCGATTTCTCGGGCTCGGACAATTTCCGCCTGGTCCGCTATCTGAACGGAGTGCAGGAGATCGACCCAGCCATCGATGCCCAGGAAGCGCGCATGGTGATTCATATCGAGGAGCATTTCAGCGATAAGCTGCTGCGCGGCGAACAGCCGGAGGTGCAGATCATTCTCGACGGGCGTAACTCCAATGTCGCTTCGGTGGCCCTCGGCTATGCGGAAAATATCGTCAGCCGCTTCAACCAGCAGCACGCTACCGGGGCGGTCGCTGCCAATACCAAGATGATCGATCTGAATCAGCGCGCCTGGTTCAATTCCAACCTGATCAGCCGCTGGTATATCGTCGCGCCGTTGGGGGGGATGATCAGCATGGTGGTGGTGATGATTCTGACCAGCCTCTCGGTTGCCCGGGAACGGGAGTTTGGCACCTTCGACCAGTTGCTGGTCGCGCCCTTTACCCCCGGCGAGATCCTGCTGGCCAAATCATTACCGGGGATCGTCTTCGGCATCATCGATTCAGGACTGCTCGCTGCCGGCGGGGTCTGGTGGTTCGGGGTGCCGTTCCGGGGGAGTGTGATTGCCCTGTTCCTGGTCCTGACCCTGTTCATGTTCTCCATTGTCGGGGTCGGCCTGCTGGTATCATCCCTTTCCATGACCATGCAGCAGGCCCTGCTCGGCTCCTTCTCCTTTATTATGCCGTCGGTGATCCTCTCCGGCTTTACCACCCCGGTGGAAAACATGCCCCACTGGCTGCAGATCGGCACTTTGGCCAACCCGCTGCGCTATGTGGTCACGGCTCTGCGTTGGATTTTCCTGGAAGGTGCCGGACTCAAAGAGATCTGGCCATTGCTTTGGCCGCTGCTGATCATCGCCCTGTTGACCCTGCCGCCGGCGGCCTGGCTGTTCCGCCATCGGGTCGATTGAAAGAAACCTGTGCCGCTGCTGAATCGGCGTTTACGGCTGCCGCTGATAGAGGATGGGTTCACCGATTTGCAGGCGTTTCAGGTTGGCGGAAACCCCTTGAAAAATACCGCTGAGAGAGGTGTCGGTGATACCACCGATGTGCGGAGTAGCGATAACGGGATAGTCGAAGATAGGATCGTTCGGATCAGGTGGTTCCTGCCAGAAGACATCCAGACCAGCCCCGCCCAGGGTCCCGTTCTGCAGGGCTTCCAGCAATGCTTCGCGCTCGACGACCCCGCCGCGACCGAGGTTGACCAGCATGGAGCCGGGACGCATCGCGGCAAAAGCCGCCCGGTTGAACAGACCGTGGGTGACCGGGGTATCCGGCAAACAGAGCACCACCATATCCGCCTCGGCCAGCAATTGCGGCAGGTCGGCCAGACCGCCAACCCAGTCCAGACCGTAACGTGCGGCGAATTCGGGATCAGGCCGTGACTTGATCCCGATGGTGCGGACGTCGAAGCCGGCCAGTTTTCTCAGCAAGGCCTGGCCAAGATCGCCAAGACCGACCAGACCGATGTTTTTCCCCTGCAAGGTGCCGCCCATGGGTCGACCGAGCCGGCCAGCCTGCAGTACCGCGGGGATTTCCCAGGCCTTGCGCAGCAGGCCGAGGAGCAGGTAGATCCCCAGTTCGGCAACGGAATCGGCATTTCCTGAAGCGCCAGACGGCACGTTGGCGACCATGATGCCGCGTGCCCGCGCCGCCGCAATGTCCACCCCCTCCAACCCGGTCCCCATCTGCTGGATCAGTTGCAAGCGGTCGGCGCTGGCCAGCAACGCCGCATCGACCCGGCACATGGTCGGAATCAGCACCTCGTAGCCGGCCAGGCTGTCGATGTAGTAATCGCCAGTTGCGGTAAAGTGCAGATCCGGATGAGCCGCTCTGAATTTATTGAGGATTCCGCCCCAGGCCTGTTCCGGGGCGGCAAATAAAACCTTCATCCGCTATCATCCCCCTGTTGCTGACGGAGCATTTGCTCCGTGTCCTGTTATCCGGATAGTTTACACGATATCCAGGGGAACGGGACGATTGGGTGCCGGAAATGCCTGATCGAGCCGCTGCAGCTGTTCTCTGCTCAGGACAATGTCCGCAGCAGCGGCGTTTTGGGTCACATGGTGCAGGCTGGCCGCTTTCGGAATGGCCAGAATATCGTCCTGACGAATACACCAGGCCAGCAGGATCTGGAACGGATCGGCGTTGTGCTCTGCCGCAACCTGCCGTAAGGTGGCATCGGTAACGAGATTGCGCCGCAGCTGGCCAGCCTGGGCCAACGGGCAGTAGGCCATCACCGGCATATGGTTCTGACGTTGCCAGGGGAGCAAGTCATACTCGATCCCGCGGGAGCCAAGATGATACAGAACCTGGTTGACGGCACAGCTCTCCGCGCCGGGCTCGCTCAGCAACTCGCGCATGTCGTCATCATCCAGATTGGACACGCCCCAACGCTTGATCTTGCCCGCCCGGATCAATTCTTCCATGCCGCGAACCGTTTCGGCATAAGGGACCTGCCCGCGCCAATGGAGCAGATACAAGTCCAGGCAATCAATCCCGAGCCGCTTGAGGCTCGACTCGCAACTGCTGATCAGGTGACTGCCGCCGGCATTGTGCGGCAACACTTTGGAGACCAGAAAAACCCGGTCCCTGATCCCTTTGATCGCCTTGCCGACCAAAACCTCGGAACGCCCGTTGCCATACATCTCGGCAGTATCGATCAAGGTCATGCCCAGGTCAATGCCCTGCCGCAAGGTGGAGATTTCTTCCGCTTCGGCCGCGCTATCGTCCCCCATGTACCAGGTTCCCTGCCCCAGCCGCGGCAATGCCGTTCCATCCGGCAAAATCACGGTCTTTTCAATACTCATGAGTCCTCTTCCTTTTCCCTGCCGACGGTTTCCCTGCACACACGCCGGGGTTTCCCCTGGCGTCTTGCTTTCCAATTAGTGGTAGGCAAAGCCCGGTTATTCGTCGCTGCTGAGTTCATGAACTTTCAGCAGGTTGGTCGAGCCGGCCCTGGAAACCGGGCTGCCCATGGTGATCACGGTGATATCCCCGCACTCCAGGACCCCGGCCGTTAGAGCCGCTTTCTCCACGGCAAGAATCTGCTGCTCGGTGGTGTTCTGATTGCCGACACAGATCGCCCTGACCCCCGAATAAAGGGCCATTCTTCTTTTCACCCGGGGATCCGGGGTCATGGCATAGATTGGCAGATTGGGGCGATATTTGGACACCAGCGCCGCTGTTCTGCCGGTCTGGGTAAAGGCCAGAATCGCCTTGGCACCGACATTCTCAGCGATCTGGCAAGCCCCCTGGCCAATCGCTTCGGTCATGGGCTGTTGCACCTGTCCGGCGGTCGCCAAATGGGCGCTGCTGTGGAGATACTGATGACTCTTTTCCACGTCACAGGCGACCCGATCCATGACCCGCACCGCCTCCACCGGGTACTTGCCGGCAGCGGTCTCCCCGGAGAGCATGATGGCATCGGTCCCATCAAGGATCGCGTTGGCAACATCCGAAGTTTCCGCCCGGGTCGGCCGGGGGTTGTTGATCATGCTTTCCAGCATCTGGGTCGCGGTAATAACCGGTTTACCGACCGCGTTACACTTCTGAATGATCCGCTTCTGGATCAGCGGCACCTTTTCCGGGCTGAGTTCAACCCCAAGATCACCGCGGGCAACCATAACGGCATCGGTGACTTCGAGAATCGCGTCGAAGGCTTCGACGGCTTCGGGCTTCTCGATTTTGGAGACGACTTTCGGCGCGAAGGGCTTATCTTTGAGCAGCTCTTTCAGGTATTCAACATCCGCCGCGGCACGGACAAAGGAGAGCGCAATATAGTCGACTTCCTGCTCGGTGCAGAAAGCCAGATCCTCCAGGTCCTTTTCCGTCAATGCCGGAGCGGAAACTTTTGCGCCCGGCAGGTTGATCCCTTTGCGGTCTTTCAGTTTCCCGCCGGTCACCACTCGGCAGCGCACGTCCTGCCCTTCGGTGCCCAGCACTTCGAGATCCATCAGACCGTCATCGAGCAGAATCCGATCGCCGGGTTTGACATCCTGGGGCAGATTCTCATAGATGGTCGGGATAATGTTCCCCTCCCCTTCCACCGTAGAGGTGGTGACGATAACTTCACTGCCGCTGACCAGTTCCATAGAGCCGTTTTTCATCAGCCCGGTTCTGATCTTGGGTCCCTGCAAGTCGCCAAGAATGGCGACCGCCTTGCCGGCCTGGGCGGAAATCTTGCGGATGCGGGTGATCAGCTCCAGTTTGTTCTGATGATCACCATGGGAAAAATTCAAGCGGAACACATCAACACCAGCCTCGATAAGTGCGCTGAGCTGCTCTTCCTGCTCACTGGCTGGACCGAGGGTTGCAACGATTTTTGTACGACGAAACATATTCTTTTCTCCTGTCTTTTTTGCTCTAAGCCAACGGCTTTGTATTTAATTATTGGATGATAACCGTCGCTGCCTTATTGAAACCGGCAGTTGGACACTCCGTTTCTGTTATTATTGCCTCAACCTCCCGCGGCAGTCCATCCAGGCAAGCCTGCAGTGGGCAATGTTTTCAGCGGATGTTCCATTAGATGACGGCTCGGTCAGCAAACGTTCAACCCTCTGCTAGAGCGCCTTGATTTCACTCCAGATCTTGTCATCGACAAAAATACCCTGTTCGGCATGAGCGGCCCGGAACCGCAATACCCCCTCTCCCGGAACCGCCGCCCCGTTCGATCCGGCCAGGGGCGGAGAACTCTTCAGGTGGCCGATGCTGCGCAGGAGATGTTCCTCAAAAGTCTCCGCAGAGGATAATTTGCGCGGATCGATCAGGATCATCACCTGAGAAGCCCCGCCACAACTGCCCATCCCTTTGCAATCAAGTTCGGCGGCACCGCTGCCGTCAGTCAGCGCAGCCGCCAGGATATCCAGCATGAAAGAGAACCCAGATCCCTTCCAGAAGCCGATGGGCATGACCCGGCGCGAGTCAATAATGGTTGCCGGATCGTAGGAGACCTGCCCTTCCTGATCGAACCCGCCCGGAAATGGCAGGGTTTCCCCGGCCAATTGCATAACCCCGAGTTTGCCGAAGGAATATTGCGATAGCGCCATGTCGAACAGAATCGGGAAAGTCCCGGCGGCCCGGGGCACGGCCAGGACAAAGGGGTTATTCCCCAAGCGACTGTCTTTGGCTCCCCAGGGCGGCATGACCGACTCGGTATTGGTCCACATCACGCTGACGAACCCGCGCTGGGCAGCCGCCAGGGCATAGGTTCCCCCGCGCATCCAGTGAGTGGTGTTTTTCAGGCCGATCATGGCGAGGCCATGCGCCTGCGCCAGTGCCATCCCCTGCTCCACGGCATACAGGGCATTCAGAATGCCCGGCCCCATATTGCCATCGTAAATGCGGATCGGGCCGAACTCCTTGATCAGCGTCGGCTCGGCAGCGGGATCGACCCAGCCGTTATCCAGATATTCCGCGAAGCGGGGAACCCGATTGGTCCCATGGGAATAAACGCCGTCGTTGGTGGTTTCCGTATGAATACGGGCACAGGTTGCAGCCTTGTCCGGGGACATGCCGTGGGCAATAAAAGCCCGGCTGATTTCCCCTTGAATCTCGTCAAAAGACAGTCTCATACTCAGCCTCTCTATCCCTACCACGTCGTTGGGGACACCCGAACCGGCGCATCGGCAGGATAGCGCTATCAAGATGAATAGAAAATCGGGTCAGAATTGGCAAGCCATGACAGCGGCAACATTTCTGGCCGTAGTCCGCAGGTTGGTCCGGACATTGGCCAGGGCCTCCTCCAGGCTGCAGGGGCCGGGCACAATGCTGAACAGGGCGCTGATGCCGTGCTCCAGAACCGCCTCCGCGCCTTCCCCCAGGCAGCCGGCAAAACCGAGCACCGGGATCTGCCGCTGCGCTGCAACTCTGGCCACCCCGATGGGCGCCTTGCCGTAAACGGTCTGCCCGTCGATACGCCCTTCCCCGGTAATCACCAGGTCGGCGTCGCTGACGGCCTCGGCCAACCCGATCGCTTCGATGACGATCTCCACCCCGGGGCGCAGGTCGGCCGGCAAAAAGCCGAGCAGGGCCGCGCCCATGCCGCCGGCCGCTCCGGCGCCGGGCCGCTGTTCAATATCCCGGTCCAGATCGCGACGGATCAGTGCGGCGAAGTGTCCCAGGTTGCGGTCGAGCTGTTCGACCATCTCCGGGGTCGCGCCTTTCTGCGGGCCGAACACGGCCGAAGCGCCGCGCGGGCCGGTCAGGGGATTGTCGACATCGCAGGCGACCTGGATTCGGCACTCCTTGAGCCGTTCGTCCAGTTCGCTGACATCGATCCGTGCCAGCTCGGCAAGGCTGCCGCCGCCATAACCGATCTGCTGCTCATCGGCATCGAGAAGGCGGGCTCCCAGGGCCTGCAGCATCCCGGCACCGCCGTCATTGGTGGCGCTGCCGCCGATGCCGATAATGAAATCGCGCAACCCCTGGTCAAGGGCATGGCGGATCAGTTCGCCGGTCCCGTAGCTGGTGGTCAGCAAGGGGTTGCGGCGGGCCGGCGGGACCAGGTCAAGGCCGCTGGCCGCGGCCATTTCGATGACCGCGGTACCATTGTCGCCACTGCGCCCGTAAAAGGCCTCCACCTGATCGCCCAACGGGCCGGTGACGGTCAGCTTGATCAGGTCGCCGTCGGTGGCGGCGACCAGGGCGGCCACGGTGCCTTCACCGCCGTCGGCGATGGGCAACTTGACGTACTCAGCTTCGGGATAGATGTCACGGAAGCCGGCTTCGATCTCGCTGGCGACGTCCTGGGAGGACAGGCTCTCTTTGAATGAATCAGGGGCGATGATTATTTTCATTGTCTCAAATCTCTTTTATTCCACCGGGGTTACAAGCCTGCCGGTGTGAAAAAATGAACGTAAATTCTCCAGCACAAGGTCTTCCATGGCGCGAAATGTTTCCCGGGTGCTCCCGGCGATATGCGGCAGCAGCACAACATTGTCCAGCTCAACCAGCTGCTTCGGGACCAACGGTTCTTTTTCGAACACATCCAGGGCCGCGCCGCCGATAGTGCCCTGCTGCAAAGCCTTGATCAGGGCGGATTCATCCACCACCGAGCCGCGGGCCACATTGACCAGGTAGCTGTTGGGGCCGAGCGCGGTAAGGATGGACGCGGAAATCAGTTTGTCGGTTTCGGCTCCGCCGGGAGTCGCAACAACCAGGAAATCGGCCCATTCGGCCAAGTCCGCAAGGGACGGTTCATAACGCCAGGGGAGGTCGGTTCTGGCCGAGCGGTTATGATAACGAATCGCCATGGAGAACCCGGTGGCCCGCCGCGCAATAGCCGCGCCGATGCGTCCCAAGCCGACGATCCCGAGCTTTTTACCGAAGATACTGGTGGTCAGGGGATAGGGCTGCTGTGGCCAGCACGCGTTGCGGACAAAACCATCTGCTTTAATGAGCTCTCGGGCAACGGCAATCAGCGCGCCGAAAGCCAGGTCGGCAACACACTCGGTCACCACCCCCGGCGTATTGCTGACCAGAATATTGTTGCGCCGGGCGGCGCCAATATCGATATGCTCGTAGCCAACGCCACGGGTCGCCACCAACTGCAGGCCGGGTAGAAACGACAGCAAGCTGGTATCGACCTTTTTTCTAGCCGCGGTGACCAGCGCGGAAAAGCGGGCGCCGTGCTGACGCAGGATCGTTTCAGGATCGTTCTGCTCCCACAGCCTCAAAACTTTGTATTCTTCAGCCAATTGACGATTGCCCTGCGGAGTCAGACTGGCAATTTGGAGGATCTCGACCGGTTTCGAATTCATATCATGTGTAAACCCGGAAAAAGCAAACAAGCAGATGCGCCACAGCTGCGGCGCATCTGCTCAGCTATGATAAAGCCAGATTGTTAGCGTTTGACTTCGACCTTGGCGAGTTTTTCATAATGACGGATCAGGGCGCCGTGATCGAGGCCGTCCATGCCGTCCACTTTCATGGCCTGCATCATTTCCATCACCGCCGAGGTCAGCTGCACCGGAACGCCGACTTCATGGGCGGTATCCAGGGCATTGGCCAAATCTTTGATGTGCAGGTTGATGCGGAAACCCGGATCGAACTTGCGATCCATCACCAGCGGGGCTTTGGCATCCAGCACCGTGCTGCCGGCCAGGCCGCCGCGAATGGCCTGGTAGACCAGCTCAGGTTCAACCCCGGCCTTGGTGGCCAGCACCAACGCTTCGCTCATGGCGGCGATGTTCAGCGCCACGATCATCTGGTTGGCCAGTTTGGTGACGTTGCCGGCACCGATCTTGCCGGTGTAGACCACCGACCCGGCCATGGCTTTCATGATGTCGTAGTTTTTGTCAAAAACTTCTTTGTCTCCGCCGACCATCACCGACAGGGTGCCGTCGATGGCTTTGGGTTCGCCGCCGGAGACCGGGGCGTCGAGCATGGCGACGTCTTTCTTGGCCAGGGCTGCAGCGACTTCGCGACTGGCCAGCGGGGCGATGGAGCTCATGTCAATAACGACGCTGCCCGGTTTGGCGCCTTCGATGACACCGCCTTCGCCCAGCACCACGGTTTTGACCTGCGGTGAGTTGGGCAGCATGGTGATGATGACGTCGCTTTGCTCGGCCACGGCTTTGGCGCTGGGGGCACTGGTCGCACCGGCGGCGACGACCTCTTCGACAGCGGCGCTGTTCAGGTCGCAGACCACCAGTTTGTAGCCGGCTTTAAGCAGGTTTTTGCTCATGGGTTTGCCCATGATGCCGAGTCCGATAAATCCGATTTGCATGCTATCTCTCCTTGTCTTTCCTGTTGAGTTTCGATGTGCTGCCGGTCGTTTTCAGACCAGCTTCTTGGCGCCCAGGCTGTCCAGGTGCTGCTGCAGGGCGGTCATCACCTCCGGGGTGCTGCGGGTGTTGGGCAGAATCGGTTCGCCCATGTCAAAGCCGAGCAGGCGCATGTAGTCCTTGGTCACCACCGGGAAGCTGGACAGGCCGTAGGCCATCCGCATCGGGGCCAGTTGGTACTGGGCTTCCAGGGCACCGGCCAGATCCCCGGCCATGAATTTGTCGTAGATGGAGACCACCAGTTCCGGGACGATGTTGGCCGAGGAGGCCACGGTCCCGACCCCGCCGTAGGCGAGGGTGCTCAGAATCAGGATGTCGCGCCCGGCGATGACTTTGAAGTCCTTGCCTTTGTTGCGGGTGCGGCGGATGAATTCAGCGGTCAGGGTCATGTCGCCGCTGCTCTCTTTGACGCCGACGATGTTGGGCACCTCGCTGAGCCGTTCGAGCAGCCCGGCGGAGATCCCGCAGCGCATCCGGTCGGGGTTGTTGTAGAGCAGCACCGGCAGGTCGGTGGCTTCGGCCACGGTTTTGAAGTGGCGGTACATTTCATCGTCGTTGGGACCGATGAACATGGGGTGCAGCACGCTGATGGCGTCGACCTTCATGGCTGCGGCTTTTTTGGCCCAGGCGACACATTCACGGGTGGTAATGTTGCCGATGCCGAAGTAGACCGGGACCCGCCCTGCGGCCTGATCGACGATGATGCGGGTGGCGCGTTCCTGCTGCTCGGGGTCAAGCCCGTAGAACTCACCGTTGCTGCCCATGGCCAGGATGCCGTGAATGCCGCCGGTGATGATATGCTCGACGATCTGACGTTGAACCGGCTCGTTGACCCGTTCCTGGGCGTCGGTCGGGGTCACGATCGGGGGGATCACCCCCTTGATAAAACTGGTGTCCATCTGGTTATCCTTCCAAAATAAATTAAATAAGTGGGGAAGCCTAGCCCGCAACAGGCAGGTTTCCGTTCTTCGGATTGCTGATCACCATGAAATAGAAAAAGATTCCGGTAATGACCAGAAAGAATAAACTGTCCGGGCTGGTGACAACCACATCAACTGCTTCTGAGAGAACAGCTTCTTCCTACGGAGCAACTCCGCCCGGAGAGCTGACCCGCCCGCACTCAACACCGCGTTGTTCTAAAACTGGAGCATAGCAAGATGCCCCTGGAAACAGTATCCTGAATGCCGACCTTAATCTTGCCAGGGAGCCGTCATCACACTGTCATAAGTCAATGCCCCCAGCGTATAGCCGTCGGGGCGTGCCTTCATGACCAGGGTCAGGCCGGTCGCGCTCATTCCCGCCTTCAATATTCTCAACACGAATGGGCTGCCCCAGTCCTTTTTCAGCAATCGTACTAATTTTACGACCAACACCATCAGCACCGCTGCCCGCCCATCAGGGCATAATCATACGGATGTCACGGTTTGGTCAGGAAACGGCAGAAGCAACAGAAACAGTTCACAGAAACGAGAAAAATCAAAGTGAAAAACATTATTTTCCATTATATTCTATATCGTTCCGCCTTTTCTAAAAAGGGTTACGCTGAGGGTATTTGGTATCCAGACAATACCCCTAAAAAAACAGGAACGAGACTTGGATACAGTATATTGGTATTATCAAAACTGTCAATACATAATATGAATTTACACTTTATTTTTAGGTCCTTTCCGCGTATAGTATAGCTATTGAATATTTTGCCAAGACACCCTAGAATACCCGTTTATTTTTGAGGGAGAAGCTAATGGGAACACCAAGAGTGTCCTTGACCGACAAAGTCATAAAATCGCTACAGAGTGACATTAAAGCAGGTCGCTATTCACCCGGAATGAGATTACCCACCGAACCGACCCTGACCAAACAATTCGGAGTCAGCAGAACGGTGGTACGGGAGGCGATTGCCGCTCTGAAGGCGGCCGGCATCCTGGAATCGCGGCAGGGCGCAGGTGTCTATGTGCTGACCCCGCCAGCGGATGAAAACAAGATAACTCTGTTTACTGCCGACTATGCCGACCTCTCGGACATTCTTGAAGTCCTTGAATTGCGTATGGCCGTCGAGATTGAAGCTGCCGGTCTGGCCGCCAGCCGTCGAACCACCGCTCAGCAAATGAAATTGTTTGAAACCCTGAAGACCATGCAGAATTCCATAGAGGCCGGACACTCTGCGGACAAAGCCGATTACGAATTCCACAAAGCGATTGCAGCGGCGACTAACAACGCCCGCTATGTCGAGTTCTTCAATTTTCTGGCTGACAAGATTATCCCCAGATCACGCTTGTATAAAAATGAAATGGCCCCGGAAAAGCTGCGCTCCTACCTGGAAGAAATCCTCAAGCAACATCACGCGATTTATGAAGCGATTGCCGCAAAAGATGAAGACCAGGCCCGTAACACCATGCGCAATCATCTGATGACCAGCAGAAATCTTTACCAGGCCCTGCTGATGGAAAATTCCGCCAATTGAACTCCTGATTGGTGGCACCCCTTCCTGCGCTGCCCGCTTAAAAAAACGCCCGGCTAACTCAAGCCGGGCGTTTTCGGTCTGCCGCTCAATCCCGGTATTCTTCCCTTAACTGGCGCCGTCGATACTCTCCCTGCCGCTCCAGCATCCAGCCGGGATACTCACGGGGCAGCTCGCTGATCTCCGCCAAGGCCTCAAGCTCAGAGGCTGAGAGCTGCACATCAACAGCAGCCAGGTTGTCGTCAAGCTGGTCGCGTCTTTTCGCGCCGATAATGACACTGGTCACATGCGACTGATGAAGCAGCCAGGCGAGGGCGATACGAGCGACCGAACAACCCTTCTCTTCGGCCATGGTCCGCATCAGGTCGATAATCGGGTAAGCCCGTTCCAGTTCCACCGGCGGAAAATCAAAGGTGGTCCTGCGGCTGCCCGCTTCGGTCTGCTGCTTGGGGCCGTATTTCCCGCTCAACAAGCCACCGGCCAGGGGGCTCCAGACCAGCAGCCCGACCCCTTCGCTGTTCAGCATGGGCACGATCTCCCGCTCCAGGTCGCGCCCGGCAATGGTGTAATAGGCCTGCAGCGATGCGAAGCGGGTCATTCCCAGCCGGTCGGCAATACCGAGCCCTTTCATGATTTGCCATGCGGCCCAGTTGGAGACGCCGACATAACGAACCAGGCCTTGCTGAAGCAGGGTTTCCAGAGCGCGAACCGCCTCCTCCAGCGGCGTAGCCGGATCGAAGCCATGAATCTGATAGAGATCGACATAATCCAGTTGCAGCCGTTTCAGACTGGCCTTGATCCCATCCAGGATATGCCCCCGCGAGGCTCCGCGATCATTGGGCCCGGGCCCCATCTCGCTGAATACTTTGGTGGCAACAACAACCTCCTCACGCTTGACCCGCAGGTTCTTCAAGGCCTGCCCAGTCATTTTTTCAGCCAGCCCATGCGCGTAGACATCGGCCGTATCGATAAAATTGATACCCGCCTCCAGGGAACGGCCGATCAAGGCATCGGCCTCTTTTTGCTGCAACGACCCGATCTGCCCCCAGATCCCCTCGCTGCCACCAAAAGTCATGGTTCCCAGGCATAGTTCAGAAACAAAAAGTCCACTCTGTCCTAATCGTTTGTAACGCATAAGAGTATCTCCTTGGTTTGTTAAGTCGTTCAGGGCCATAGCAAATGGGCTCGCCTCCTGGT
This genomic window from Pelobacter seleniigenes DSM 18267 contains:
- a CDS encoding dihydrodipicolinate synthase family protein — translated: MDTSFIKGVIPPIVTPTDAQERVNEPVQRQIVEHIITGGIHGILAMGSNGEFYGLDPEQQERATRIIVDQAAGRVPVYFGIGNITTRECVAWAKKAAAMKVDAISVLHPMFIGPNDDEMYRHFKTVAEATDLPVLLYNNPDRMRCGISAGLLERLSEVPNIVGVKESSGDMTLTAEFIRRTRNKGKDFKVIAGRDILILSTLAYGGVGTVASSANIVPELVVSIYDKFMAGDLAGALEAQYQLAPMRMAYGLSSFPVVTKDYMRLLGFDMGEPILPNTRSTPEVMTALQQHLDSLGAKKLV
- a CDS encoding FadR/GntR family transcriptional regulator gives rise to the protein MGTPRVSLTDKVIKSLQSDIKAGRYSPGMRLPTEPTLTKQFGVSRTVVREAIAALKAAGILESRQGAGVYVLTPPADENKITLFTADYADLSDILEVLELRMAVEIEAAGLAASRRTTAQQMKLFETLKTMQNSIEAGHSADKADYEFHKAIAAATNNARYVEFFNFLADKIIPRSRLYKNEMAPEKLRSYLEEILKQHHAIYEAIAAKDEDQARNTMRNHLMTSRNLYQALLMENSAN
- a CDS encoding aldo/keto reductase; the encoded protein is MRYKRLGQSGLFVSELCLGTMTFGGSEGIWGQIGSLQQKEADALIGRSLEAGINFIDTADVYAHGLAEKMTGQALKNLRVKREEVVVATKVFSEMGPGPNDRGASRGHILDGIKASLKRLQLDYVDLYQIHGFDPATPLEEAVRALETLLQQGLVRYVGVSNWAAWQIMKGLGIADRLGMTRFASLQAYYTIAGRDLEREIVPMLNSEGVGLLVWSPLAGGLLSGKYGPKQQTEAGSRRTTFDFPPVELERAYPIIDLMRTMAEEKGCSVARIALAWLLHQSHVTSVIIGAKRRDQLDDNLAAVDVQLSASELEALAEISELPREYPGWMLERQGEYRRRQLREEYRD
- a CDS encoding 2-hydroxyacid dehydrogenase: MNSKPVEILQIASLTPQGNRQLAEEYKVLRLWEQNDPETILRQHGARFSALVTAARKKVDTSLLSFLPGLQLVATRGVGYEHIDIGAARRNNILVSNTPGVVTECVADLAFGALIAVARELIKADGFVRNACWPQQPYPLTTSIFGKKLGIVGLGRIGAAIARRATGFSMAIRYHNRSARTDLPWRYEPSLADLAEWADFLVVATPGGAETDKLISASILTALGPNSYLVNVARGSVVDESALIKALQQGTIGGAALDVFEKEPLVPKQLVELDNVVLLPHIAGSTRETFRAMEDLVLENLRSFFHTGRLVTPVE
- a CDS encoding glycerate kinase; protein product: MKIIIAPDSFKESLSSQDVASEIEAGFRDIYPEAEYVKLPIADGGEGTVAALVAATDGDLIKLTVTGPLGDQVEAFYGRSGDNGTAVIEMAAASGLDLVPPARRNPLLTTSYGTGELIRHALDQGLRDFIIGIGGSATNDGGAGMLQALGARLLDADEQQIGYGGGSLAELARIDVSELDERLKECRIQVACDVDNPLTGPRGASAVFGPQKGATPEMVEQLDRNLGHFAALIRRDLDRDIEQRPGAGAAGGMGAALLGFLPADLRPGVEIVIEAIGLAEAVSDADLVITGEGRIDGQTVYGKAPIGVARVAAQRQIPVLGFAGCLGEGAEAVLEHGISALFSIVPGPCSLEEALANVRTNLRTTARNVAAVMACQF